A single region of the Triticum dicoccoides isolate Atlit2015 ecotype Zavitan chromosome 2B, WEW_v2.0, whole genome shotgun sequence genome encodes:
- the LOC119362784 gene encoding uncharacterized protein LOC119362784, translated as MAADRRHPAVNDVYLTLVGASNTLADVQRRLDLEFRASYPDHANPAKLVGRVKRVQEEVAALKDLCRDLLAQKQELIDMMRTSLAAQRSATQRLLASSGLPLMTDDEEAAYASLKQVIDEWTDQLKPMAGGPDGENEDTNQILFSAIL; from the exons ATGGCTGCTGATCGGCGCCACCCGGCGGTGAACGACGTGTACCTGACGCTCGTCGGCGCCAGCAACACCCTCGCCGACGTCCAGCGCCGCCTTGACCTCGAGTTCCGTGCCTCCTACCCCGACCAT GCAAACCCGGCGAAACTGGTAGGGCGAGTGAAGCGGGTGCAAGAGGAGGTGGCTGCACTCAAGGATCTCTGCCGCGACCTCCTCGCCCAGAAGCAG GAGCTGATCGACATGATGCGCACGAGCCTGGCTGCGCAGCGGAGCGCCACACAACGGCTGCTCGCCTCCTCCGGGCTGCCCCTCATGACCGACGACGAGGAGGCCGCCTACGCCAGCCTCAAGCAG GTGATCGACGAGTGGACTGATCAGCTGAAGCCAATGGCAG GGGGTCCGGATGGGGAGAATGAAGACACCAACCAGATCCTCTTCTCCGCAATCCTTTAG